A window of Halomonas sp. GFAJ-1 contains these coding sequences:
- a CDS encoding 23S rRNA (pseudouridine(1915)-N(3))-methyltransferase RlmH: protein MRIRLLAVGTKMPGWVEEGVETYRKRLPRDFNLEIEEIPLGQRGKNADIAKARAQEAQRIRDKLRGDEYIVALEVKGKTWSTEQLAQEADAWRMMGRDIVLLVGGPDGLEPSLSALADKAWSLSSLTLPHPLVRIMLAEQLYRAWTLLVGHPYHR, encoded by the coding sequence ATGAGAATACGGCTGTTAGCGGTGGGGACGAAGATGCCCGGATGGGTGGAAGAGGGCGTTGAAACCTACCGCAAACGGTTGCCAAGAGATTTTAATTTAGAAATTGAAGAGATCCCTCTGGGCCAACGGGGCAAAAATGCTGATATTGCCAAAGCCCGTGCTCAAGAAGCCCAGCGTATTCGTGACAAGCTGCGTGGTGATGAATATATCGTGGCATTAGAGGTCAAAGGCAAGACATGGAGTACCGAGCAGCTTGCCCAAGAAGCCGATGCTTGGCGCATGATGGGGCGTGATATTGTGCTTCTCGTTGGTGGCCCTGATGGTTTAGAACCTTCCCTTTCGGCGTTGGCTGATAAGGCTTGGTCGCTCTCTTCTCTCACGCTGCCGCACCCGCTAGTACGTATTATGCTTGCAGAGCAGTTATACCGTGCGTGGACCCTGTTAGTCGGTCATCCTTATCATCGCTAG
- a CDS encoding ribosome silencing factor, whose amino-acid sequence MHIDTLKSLAIDALEELKARDITQLDVSKLTEVTDLMVIASGTSTRHVSALAQNVVEKAKAAGLKPRGVEGGDNADWVLVDLGDIVVHIMLPDARALYDLERLWADLPNDAGGIGESLKRIEERVTMS is encoded by the coding sequence ATGCACATCGATACACTTAAAAGCCTAGCGATTGACGCGCTAGAAGAGCTAAAAGCACGCGATATTACCCAGCTAGATGTTTCCAAGCTAACCGAAGTCACCGATTTAATGGTGATTGCTAGCGGAACCTCTACACGTCATGTCTCCGCGCTGGCGCAGAACGTGGTAGAAAAAGCCAAAGCCGCCGGTCTTAAGCCCCGTGGTGTAGAAGGTGGCGATAATGCTGATTGGGTGCTTGTTGATTTGGGTGACATCGTTGTCCATATCATGCTTCCCGATGCACGCGCACTGTACGACCTTGAACGTCTATGGGCAGACTTGCCCAACGATGCTGGCGGGATTGGTGAGTCATTGAAACGCATAGAAGAGCGGGTCACTATGTCATGA
- a CDS encoding nicotinate-nicotinamide nucleotide adenylyltransferase — MSHALLKVGMLGGTFDPVHLGHLRSAVEVREALGLDRLHMIPAPKPPLRDAPQVSPDQRFELLKMGIADTPGIIADGRELRREGPSYSVDTLAELRSEYGSEVPLTMIIGFDAFLRLTKWHKVDEIFTLAHLVVIARPGYQTPWPPALKELVGNREVDSIPALMQRPCGSMLSLTLPSMMAISATYVRERLKAGESVRYLLPEAVERSILQQGLYQTYE, encoded by the coding sequence ATGAGTCATGCGCTGTTAAAGGTAGGCATGCTGGGCGGAACCTTTGACCCGGTACATTTGGGCCATTTGCGCAGCGCGGTTGAGGTTCGTGAAGCGCTGGGGCTAGATCGGCTACACATGATTCCAGCGCCCAAGCCGCCCTTGCGAGACGCCCCGCAGGTCTCGCCCGACCAACGTTTTGAACTGCTCAAAATGGGTATAGCCGATACGCCGGGCATTATTGCTGATGGGCGTGAGCTGCGCCGGGAAGGCCCTTCCTACAGCGTTGATACGTTGGCAGAGTTGCGCAGTGAGTACGGTAGTGAGGTGCCGCTAACCATGATTATTGGCTTTGATGCGTTTTTACGGCTGACAAAATGGCACAAGGTGGACGAAATATTCACTTTAGCGCACCTTGTGGTAATAGCTCGGCCTGGCTATCAAACACCCTGGCCTCCAGCGCTGAAGGAACTGGTTGGTAATCGAGAAGTCGATAGTATACCGGCGCTCATGCAGCGCCCTTGTGGTTCAATGCTATCGCTCACACTTCCCTCAATGATGGCGATCTCTGCTACTTATGTAAGAGAGCGCCTAAAGGCAGGTGAGAGTGTGCGTTATCTGCTTCCGGAAGCAGTGGAAAGAAGCATTTTACAGCAGGGGCTTTATCAAACGTACGAATAG
- a CDS encoding glutamate-5-semialdehyde dehydrogenase has translation MSGSNTFQDEAQRHLAAGDVPAYMQALGQGARAAAVELRRADTGLKNRALEAMAARLAASRAMILEANALDMQRGQQNGLDSALLDRLALSDSRVDAMIEGLRQVAGLPDPVGEIDEMNYRPSGIQVGKMRVPLGVIGIIYESRPNVTLEAASLCLKSGNACLLRGGSEASASNAAISSCIQQGLADVGLPSGAVQVVATTDRAAVGTMISMPEYVDVIIPRGGKSLIERISREAKVPVIKHLDGVCHVYIDTTADPAKVLAIAVNAKTHRYGTCNTMETLLVDAPIADLVLPELARAYAQHDVELRGCKRTQALLPQAVEATEEDWHAEYLAPVLAIKVVDGMDEAIEHIEKYGSHHTDAIVTQDYSLARRFMAEVDSSSVIVNASTRFADGFEYGLGAEIGISTDKLHARGPVGLQGLTTQKYIVFGDGQVRQ, from the coding sequence ATGAGCGGTTCTAACACGTTCCAGGATGAAGCCCAACGCCACTTGGCTGCTGGGGATGTGCCCGCTTATATGCAGGCGCTCGGGCAGGGTGCCCGTGCAGCGGCCGTTGAACTGCGCCGCGCGGATACGGGACTAAAAAATCGTGCACTTGAGGCGATGGCGGCCCGCTTGGCCGCTTCTAGAGCGATGATTTTAGAAGCTAATGCACTCGATATGCAGCGCGGTCAACAAAATGGTTTAGACAGTGCGCTACTGGATCGCTTAGCGCTCTCCGATAGCCGAGTAGATGCCATGATTGAAGGGTTGCGCCAGGTGGCTGGACTACCCGATCCGGTGGGCGAAATCGACGAGATGAACTACCGCCCAAGTGGTATTCAAGTGGGCAAAATGCGCGTGCCGCTGGGGGTTATCGGCATCATTTATGAGTCGCGCCCCAATGTCACCCTTGAAGCTGCAAGCCTTTGTTTAAAATCCGGTAATGCCTGCTTATTGCGCGGGGGGTCAGAAGCCAGCGCCTCAAACGCTGCCATTAGCAGCTGCATTCAGCAAGGCTTGGCTGATGTCGGCTTGCCCTCGGGTGCTGTCCAGGTAGTGGCAACCACTGATCGCGCTGCGGTAGGCACGATGATCAGCATGCCTGAGTATGTTGATGTGATTATTCCGCGAGGCGGCAAGTCATTAATTGAGCGTATTTCCCGCGAAGCGAAGGTGCCCGTCATCAAGCACCTTGATGGCGTTTGTCATGTGTATATCGATACAACGGCAGATCCAGCCAAAGTATTAGCCATTGCGGTTAACGCTAAAACCCACCGCTATGGAACCTGCAACACTATGGAGACTCTGTTGGTGGATGCGCCGATCGCCGATCTTGTGCTGCCAGAGTTGGCCCGTGCCTATGCACAGCATGACGTGGAGCTACGAGGCTGTAAGCGCACCCAGGCATTGTTGCCGCAGGCCGTTGAAGCAACAGAAGAAGACTGGCATGCAGAGTACTTGGCCCCCGTGTTGGCCATTAAGGTCGTTGATGGTATGGATGAAGCGATTGAGCACATAGAGAAGTACGGGTCACACCATACCGATGCCATTGTTACCCAGGATTACTCCCTTGCCCGCCGCTTTATGGCAGAAGTGGATTCCAGCTCGGTGATTGTTAATGCCTCCACCCGCTTTGCAGACGGCTTTGAGTACGGGCTCGGGGCAGAAATTGGCATATCCACCGACAAACTGCATGCCAGAGGTCCCGTCGGGCTACAGGGGCTGACAACACAGAAGTACATCGTGTTTGGAGATGGTCAGGTTCGGCAATGA
- a CDS encoding diguanylate cyclase, with product MTEHQLPRWLMTLAYSGSVVVMAAYTLWLYAMGDYRELLIPLFVTLLLLTALLMHYSQGLTPAIPRAILLASTYAVVLAAMYYQPSTPLIWLGLPVAASFLLLPLWGALFLNILCTPLWWLLPGTSDISSTFALGYLALILLSALPPWEHARRGALLRATDPNDGDCNAYHIDTLKERLHNEYQRAAMLNKRLAVLVLHLPQLDMAEEQFGQRAQLALLGTLCSEVNSRCRDHDLLGRAGNATFWLVLPDTSESGALLVRERLQRALSRCVLVETGHLDTRISVCLPCRTESFERYVKRLEARAQALVEA from the coding sequence ATGACTGAGCATCAGCTACCAAGGTGGTTAATGACACTGGCGTACAGTGGCAGCGTCGTCGTTATGGCCGCTTATACATTGTGGCTATACGCGATGGGTGACTACCGAGAGTTATTAATCCCCTTATTTGTCACCTTACTGTTACTAACCGCCCTATTGATGCACTACAGCCAGGGCTTAACACCCGCTATCCCGCGGGCCATTTTACTCGCAAGCACCTACGCGGTGGTTCTAGCCGCCATGTACTATCAACCCTCTACACCGCTTATCTGGCTGGGGTTGCCTGTTGCCGCTTCTTTTTTGCTTCTGCCGTTATGGGGCGCGCTTTTTTTAAACATCCTCTGTACCCCCCTTTGGTGGCTGCTACCCGGCACCAGTGATATTTCATCTACCTTTGCGCTGGGCTATCTCGCCCTTATTTTGCTATCAGCGCTCCCCCCCTGGGAACATGCTCGCAGGGGGGCACTATTAAGAGCAACAGATCCCAACGACGGCGACTGCAATGCTTACCATATCGACACCTTAAAAGAGCGGTTACACAATGAGTATCAGCGCGCAGCAATGCTTAACAAACGCCTTGCCGTGCTGGTGCTTCATCTACCCCAGCTAGATATGGCAGAAGAGCAGTTTGGACAGCGTGCTCAACTCGCGCTTCTAGGTACTCTCTGCAGCGAGGTCAATAGCCGCTGCCGCGACCATGATTTGCTGGGCCGAGCAGGCAACGCCACTTTTTGGCTAGTGCTTCCAGACACGAGTGAAAGCGGTGCTTTATTAGTACGTGAACGGCTTCAGCGCGCATTATCACGCTGCGTGCTCGTCGAAACAGGTCATTTAGACACCCGCATTAGCGTGTGTTTACCGTGCCGAACTGAAAGTTTTGAACGTTACGTGAAGCGCCTGGAAGCGCGCGCCCAGGCATTGGTTGAGGCCTAA
- a CDS encoding PA-phosphatase, producing MSVVDSLFALSMSPTMLLLLVLLIALAESLALVGLLVPGVVLITAAASVAGHQSLGLPWLVGAAFIGAVLGDGISYKLGYHHREQVTQRWPLVHHPEWLGRGARFFERYGIYSVFIGRFVGPVRPIIPLIAGMMRMPARTFLWANVSSAALWAPAYVLPGYLLGRTWQQHLDLPPDVEAAAIMMAASVVVLAVVFSWGRAQVGRHGWAYLGIARIIRRIPFMRRPWLSMSRAGEVPLASLLLFVVALASVSAWTLLVMQHDGPLLIDLQAQRLFNWLSNDVLVTSSLILADIGDKLGIAALLIPWGLWFLVHKRWDAFYHWGAAVGGIALLNTLGKAIFGRERPFTPDHLTGSLAYPSAHTSTSVVVIGLAAAFLVAGLPRKRHFWVYWLAIVLATPMALSRLVIGVHWLSDLIGGALLGLVVCALVRLSWQRRYRSPLPPCPWVLLAGASLFLVTLRVIFLPPA from the coding sequence GTGTCTGTAGTTGATTCACTCTTTGCGCTTTCGATGTCGCCAACCATGTTGCTGCTGCTGGTTTTACTCATCGCGCTGGCTGAGTCTCTCGCACTCGTTGGTTTGCTGGTCCCTGGGGTAGTGTTAATTACCGCGGCCGCCTCTGTTGCCGGGCACCAATCCCTTGGCCTCCCCTGGCTTGTGGGCGCAGCCTTCATTGGCGCCGTACTAGGCGATGGCATTAGCTATAAGCTGGGCTACCATCACCGCGAGCAGGTAACCCAGCGCTGGCCACTGGTGCATCATCCAGAGTGGCTAGGGCGTGGCGCGCGTTTTTTTGAACGCTATGGGATCTATTCGGTGTTTATTGGCCGCTTTGTAGGCCCGGTACGCCCTATTATCCCACTAATTGCAGGTATGATGCGCATGCCTGCCCGCACGTTTTTGTGGGCCAACGTTTCATCAGCAGCGCTATGGGCGCCAGCTTATGTGCTGCCAGGCTATTTATTAGGCCGAACGTGGCAACAGCACCTAGACCTGCCACCTGACGTAGAAGCCGCTGCGATTATGATGGCCGCAAGCGTGGTAGTGCTAGCCGTGGTGTTTTCCTGGGGCAGAGCGCAGGTTGGGCGCCACGGCTGGGCGTATCTAGGCATTGCGCGCATCATTCGCCGCATCCCCTTCATGCGGCGTCCCTGGCTCTCCATGAGCCGGGCCGGAGAAGTTCCACTAGCGTCGCTTCTGCTGTTCGTCGTGGCACTCGCCAGCGTGTCCGCCTGGACGCTGCTGGTCATGCAGCACGACGGCCCCCTACTCATAGACCTTCAGGCTCAGCGGCTATTTAACTGGCTAAGCAACGATGTGTTGGTTACCTCAAGTTTAATACTGGCAGATATCGGCGATAAGCTCGGTATTGCAGCGCTACTCATCCCCTGGGGGCTGTGGTTTTTGGTGCACAAGCGCTGGGATGCCTTTTATCACTGGGGCGCAGCGGTGGGTGGCATTGCCCTACTAAATACCTTGGGCAAAGCTATTTTTGGTCGTGAACGGCCTTTCACCCCAGACCATCTAACGGGGTCACTCGCCTACCCTAGCGCCCACACCTCTACATCGGTGGTGGTGATTGGCCTGGCCGCTGCTTTTTTAGTGGCTGGACTGCCGCGTAAGCGCCACTTTTGGGTGTATTGGCTAGCCATTGTTCTGGCCACCCCAATGGCGCTATCCCGCTTAGTGATAGGCGTACATTGGTTAAGTGACTTAATTGGCGGCGCCCTTCTCGGCTTGGTGGTGTGCGCGTTGGTACGGCTTAGCTGGCAGCGTCGCTACCGGTCGCCTTTGCCCCCCTGCCCGTGGGTACTGCTCGCTGGCGCATCACTGTTTCTGGTTACGTTACGCGTTATCTTCTTGCCGCCCGCATAA
- a CDS encoding threonine transporter RhtB — translation MSWAMLSVFLPTFLFVSLTPGMCMTLAMVLGMTQGVKRTLWMMAGELIGVGFVAAAAGAGVAALMLRQPELFTAFKWAGGAYLAYLGVMMWRSRGRMAIPSELDAGPAAGRLQLAMQGLVTAVANPKGWAFFMVLLPPFLDSSRPLAPQLSILIVVILTIEFASMLVYATGGKTLRQVLGKSGNVRLLNRIAGTLMLGVGFWLALG, via the coding sequence ATGTCCTGGGCCATGTTGTCGGTGTTTTTGCCAACTTTCTTGTTTGTTTCGCTTACGCCAGGCATGTGTATGACCCTTGCCATGGTGCTGGGTATGACCCAGGGCGTTAAGCGTACGCTTTGGATGATGGCGGGGGAGCTAATTGGGGTTGGTTTTGTAGCTGCAGCAGCCGGCGCTGGCGTTGCCGCCTTAATGCTTCGTCAGCCTGAGCTGTTTACTGCTTTCAAATGGGCAGGTGGTGCTTATCTTGCCTACCTGGGAGTTATGATGTGGCGCTCCCGGGGGCGCATGGCGATCCCCAGTGAACTGGATGCTGGTCCTGCTGCTGGGCGGTTGCAACTGGCCATGCAAGGGCTCGTCACTGCCGTTGCAAACCCTAAAGGCTGGGCGTTTTTTATGGTGTTGCTACCGCCGTTTTTAGATAGCAGTCGCCCACTAGCACCGCAGCTTAGCATTTTGATTGTAGTTATTCTTACCATTGAGTTTGCCAGCATGCTGGTTTACGCCACCGGCGGTAAAACGCTACGTCAGGTGTTGGGTAAAAGCGGCAATGTGCGGTTGCTTAATCGAATTGCTGGCACGCTGATGTTGGGGGTAGGCTTCTGGTTAGCACTGGGTTAA
- a CDS encoding aromatic acid decarboxylase, with protein sequence MAKIRSDSPGSTFKPPVTVALTGASGAQYGLRLIDVLVEAEHEVWVMISKAAHMVIATETEVSLPAQPARLVEALSQRSGAKPGQIRCFGREDWMAPVASGSGAPSAMVVCPCSTGTLSAVATGASNNLIERAADVAIKERRTLVMVPRESPFSPIHLEHMLALSRLGVVILPAAPGFYHQPQTIEDLIDFIVARILNQLGISHRLMPRWGEAHQPSSDIQHKDL encoded by the coding sequence GTGGCGAAGATTCGTTCAGATAGCCCAGGTTCTACTTTTAAACCACCGGTTACCGTGGCCCTAACCGGTGCATCGGGGGCGCAATATGGTTTACGGTTGATCGATGTGCTGGTAGAGGCCGAGCATGAAGTATGGGTGATGATATCCAAAGCCGCACACATGGTGATAGCCACTGAAACAGAGGTATCGCTGCCAGCGCAACCTGCGCGTTTAGTCGAGGCGTTAAGCCAGCGTAGTGGAGCTAAACCGGGGCAAATTCGTTGTTTCGGGCGTGAGGACTGGATGGCGCCTGTGGCGTCCGGTTCGGGTGCACCTTCGGCAATGGTGGTGTGTCCTTGCTCTACAGGGACTCTCTCTGCGGTGGCCACCGGAGCAAGCAACAACTTAATTGAGCGCGCGGCAGATGTCGCCATCAAGGAGCGTCGAACCTTGGTGATGGTACCCCGGGAAAGCCCTTTTTCTCCCATTCACTTAGAACATATGCTGGCGCTTAGTCGACTAGGCGTAGTGATCCTCCCTGCCGCGCCAGGGTTTTATCACCAGCCGCAAACCATCGAAGACCTTATTGATTTCATTGTCGCCCGAATCCTCAATCAGTTGGGCATTAGTCACCGCCTGATGCCGCGTTGGGGAGAAGCGCACCAGCCATCCAGCGATATACAACATAAGGATTTGTGA
- a CDS encoding UDP-N-acetylmuramate:L-alanyl-gamma-D-glutamyl-meso-diaminopimelate ligase, with product MHLHIIGICGTFMGSLALLARELGHQVSGSDANVYPPMSIQLEQAGITLMEGYRAENLSAAIDMVVVGNALSRGNPEVEELLNSGLRYTSGAQWLADHVLPNRQVIAVAGTHGKTTTASLLAWLLESAGQAPGFLIGGVPRNFGVSARLGSPKAPFVVEADEYDTAFFDKRSKFVHYRPTIAVLNNLEFDHADIFPDLAAIERQFHHLVRTVPSKGQLLIADQQPALERVLEMGAWTPVERFGCLATSEWQLSLERSDGSRFQVLYRGVNGEEDGVVEWSLTGEHNARNALAALAAAHRCGVDLPRACAALSRFQTPRRRQEVLGEVGGVQVIDDFAHHPTAIAATLQGLRAATTKGRLLAVIEPRSNTMRLGALREQLNDSVAEADAVFWFQPEGLDWSMETLVAEQGECAQLFSTIESLVEAVVTQASPQDRIVVMSNGGFEGVHERLLTALAVKE from the coding sequence ATGCATCTCCATATTATCGGTATTTGTGGCACCTTTATGGGTAGCTTGGCGTTGTTGGCTCGGGAGTTGGGGCATCAGGTCAGTGGCTCCGACGCCAATGTTTACCCCCCCATGAGTATCCAGCTTGAACAAGCAGGCATTACGTTAATGGAAGGCTACCGTGCGGAAAATTTGTCAGCGGCAATCGACATGGTGGTGGTGGGTAATGCGCTCTCTCGGGGTAACCCCGAGGTTGAGGAGCTGCTCAATAGCGGGCTGCGCTACACCTCGGGCGCCCAGTGGCTTGCCGACCATGTGTTGCCTAATCGGCAGGTGATTGCGGTAGCCGGTACCCACGGTAAAACAACCACAGCAAGCCTATTGGCATGGCTGTTAGAGAGTGCAGGGCAGGCCCCCGGTTTTTTAATTGGCGGTGTGCCGCGTAACTTTGGTGTGTCTGCCCGACTGGGCAGCCCCAAAGCGCCGTTTGTGGTTGAGGCAGATGAATACGACACCGCTTTTTTTGATAAACGCTCTAAGTTTGTACATTACCGCCCCACCATTGCGGTGCTGAATAACCTTGAGTTTGATCATGCGGATATTTTTCCTGATCTAGCGGCTATTGAGCGCCAGTTTCACCACCTAGTGCGCACGGTACCCAGCAAAGGCCAACTGCTGATCGCCGACCAGCAGCCTGCCTTGGAGCGGGTGCTAGAGATGGGTGCCTGGACGCCAGTAGAGCGCTTTGGTTGCTTAGCCACCAGCGAGTGGCAGCTAAGCCTGGAGCGCTCGGATGGCAGCCGTTTTCAGGTGCTGTATCGCGGTGTTAATGGGGAGGAAGACGGCGTTGTAGAGTGGTCATTAACCGGAGAACACAATGCCCGCAATGCCTTGGCAGCGCTGGCGGCGGCGCATCGCTGTGGGGTTGATTTGCCCCGTGCATGTGCTGCTCTGTCGCGTTTTCAGACCCCCCGGCGCCGACAAGAGGTGCTAGGTGAAGTAGGGGGAGTGCAGGTGATTGATGATTTTGCCCATCACCCAACCGCTATCGCCGCTACGTTACAAGGGCTGCGTGCGGCCACTACCAAGGGGCGTTTGTTAGCGGTGATTGAGCCTCGCTCCAATACCATGCGTTTAGGTGCACTGCGTGAGCAATTAAATGACAGCGTCGCTGAAGCGGACGCGGTGTTTTGGTTTCAGCCCGAAGGCCTTGATTGGTCAATGGAAACGTTAGTGGCAGAGCAGGGCGAGTGCGCTCAGCTATTTAGCACTATTGAGTCGCTGGTCGAGGCCGTTGTCACCCAAGCGTCACCGCAAGACCGTATTGTCGTCATGTCGAATGGTGGCTTTGAAGGTGTCCATGAACGCCTATTAACCGCATTAGCCGTTAAGGAGTAA
- a CDS encoding glutaredoxin has protein sequence MRILIRYFFRGLRLVLAPVMLISEKLSTPKSVERTPEEQAEVDQACKSLALYQFRTCPFCIKVRKEIARLGLKIETRDAQLDPEHKKALQEGGGKVKVPCLKITHEDGRHEWLYESDAINRLLHKRFG, from the coding sequence ATGCGCATTCTGATTCGTTATTTTTTCCGCGGCCTACGTCTTGTACTCGCACCGGTCATGCTGATCTCAGAAAAGCTTTCTACACCAAAATCGGTAGAGCGCACCCCTGAAGAGCAGGCCGAGGTAGATCAAGCGTGCAAAAGCCTAGCGCTGTATCAATTTCGCACCTGCCCTTTTTGTATCAAAGTACGCAAAGAAATTGCCCGACTGGGGCTAAAAATTGAAACACGGGACGCTCAGTTAGATCCCGAGCATAAAAAGGCGCTACAAGAAGGCGGCGGCAAAGTTAAAGTCCCCTGCCTGAAAATCACCCATGAAGATGGGCGGCACGAATGGCTTTACGAGTCGGATGCCATTAATCGCTTGCTACATAAACGCTTTGGCTAA
- a CDS encoding nickel/dipeptide/oligopeptide ABC transporter substrate-binding protein: MTLKKTLLASIIGAAVAGTAMLPMAASAETLRIGYSADPETLDLHEQLSGGVLRFSHLAFDPLVRWTKDFQFEARLATEWEQVDDTHMRMTLREGVTFHSGNEFTAKDVVWTIERLKESPDYRAIFEPIASVEAIDDYTVEITTTEPYPLLLNLATYIFPMDSEFYTGETDDGNDKSEIVKAGNSFASRNVSGTGPFIVTDRRQGVRVDFERFEDYWDTETEGNVSRIVLTPIAENASRVAALLSGGVDFIDAVPPNDLDRVRDAQGANLYEIPGTRIIGFQLNEERVEAFQDARVRQAVDLAINQEGIADRLMRGFATPAGQFSPEGYSGHNPDLVPRYDLERAQELMAEAGYEDGFSVEMIAPNNRYVNDAQIAQAVANMLARINIDVSLRTMPLAQYWPEYDTRQSDMAMIGWHSDTEDSANFFQYLSFCIDEETGAGQYNYGSYCNEEIDALVTQADSETNLEKRNEMLREAEAMLYEDVGYVMLHWQNLAYAAADGINIEPVVNATDFPYLGDLVIDR, from the coding sequence ATGACGCTCAAAAAAACGCTACTAGCCTCCATTATTGGCGCCGCTGTTGCGGGCACTGCAATGCTACCGATGGCGGCAAGCGCTGAAACACTGCGTATTGGCTACTCTGCTGACCCTGAAACTCTCGACCTCCATGAGCAGCTTTCGGGCGGCGTATTACGCTTTTCACACTTAGCCTTTGACCCGCTGGTTCGCTGGACCAAAGACTTTCAATTTGAAGCGCGGCTGGCCACTGAGTGGGAGCAAGTAGACGACACCCATATGCGCATGACGCTGCGTGAAGGCGTTACCTTCCACTCCGGCAACGAATTCACTGCCAAAGACGTGGTATGGACCATTGAGCGTTTAAAAGAGAGCCCAGACTATCGCGCTATTTTTGAGCCGATAGCCAGCGTTGAAGCGATTGATGACTACACCGTAGAAATCACCACTACTGAGCCCTACCCGCTGCTGCTCAACCTTGCTACCTACATTTTCCCCATGGATAGCGAGTTTTACACCGGCGAAACCGACGACGGAAACGACAAATCAGAAATCGTTAAAGCGGGCAACTCCTTTGCATCGCGCAACGTCTCCGGTACCGGCCCGTTCATCGTCACCGACCGCCGCCAGGGTGTACGGGTTGATTTTGAGCGTTTCGAAGATTACTGGGATACCGAAACTGAAGGCAATGTTTCACGCATCGTACTGACGCCCATTGCTGAAAACGCCTCCCGCGTTGCGGCGCTTCTCTCTGGCGGCGTTGATTTTATTGATGCCGTACCGCCTAACGATTTAGACCGTGTTCGCGATGCCCAAGGTGCAAACCTTTATGAAATTCCCGGCACGCGCATCATCGGCTTCCAGCTGAATGAAGAGCGGGTTGAAGCCTTCCAGGACGCTCGCGTCCGCCAAGCGGTTGACCTTGCCATCAACCAAGAGGGCATTGCCGACCGCTTAATGCGCGGTTTCGCAACGCCCGCAGGCCAGTTCTCTCCTGAAGGCTATTCGGGCCACAATCCTGACCTGGTTCCGCGTTACGATCTGGAGCGGGCCCAGGAACTAATGGCGGAAGCAGGCTATGAAGACGGCTTTAGCGTGGAAATGATTGCGCCGAACAACCGCTACGTTAACGATGCGCAAATCGCCCAGGCGGTTGCTAACATGTTGGCGCGTATCAACATTGATGTCAGCTTACGCACAATGCCATTAGCCCAATATTGGCCGGAATACGACACCCGTCAATCAGACATGGCCATGATTGGCTGGCACTCTGATACCGAAGACAGCGCTAACTTCTTCCAGTATCTCTCCTTCTGTATTGATGAAGAGACGGGTGCGGGCCAGTACAACTACGGCAGCTACTGCAACGAAGAGATTGATGCGCTAGTTACACAAGCGGACAGCGAAACCAATCTTGAAAAACGTAACGAAATGCTACGTGAAGCTGAAGCCATGCTTTATGAAGATGTTGGCTACGTCATGCTTCACTGGCAGAACCTTGCGTATGCCGCCGCCGATGGTATCAACATTGAGCCGGTCGTTAACGCCACCGACTTCCCCTACCTGGGTGATTTGGTCATCGACCGCTAA